In Tubulanus polymorphus chromosome 2, tnTubPoly1.2, whole genome shotgun sequence, a single window of DNA contains:
- the LOC141900469 gene encoding uncharacterized protein LOC141900469, with translation MSASMGKKFFRKKPNSNASTSDEEENELLKDCIDTEMFQTNSEVSKEVSKDNNKPQKKSIRDVLYGDNDIVDEKHLFESTPGFRDHVSKKLSQFLDSEIQEVASVSNSLQPDTESIPSGFKLLSASKPDAIKCADNEIKPIVTPQRKRKVESSDSDSDTEKFASIAVTTDYIIENSAMPSDIKQKQITISNNCIHIEDTESKKELKGNTEQKVPEKKLKKKTKHKKKKKDND, from the exons ATGTCAGCCTCCATGGGAAAgaaattttttcgaaaaaagccAAATTCAAACGCTTCGACCTCGGATGAAGAGGAAAATGAACTGTTAAAAGATTGTATAGATACAGAAATGTTCCAAACGAATAGTGAAG TATCTAAAGAAGTGTCTAAAGATAATAACAAACCACAGAAGAAATCAATTCG AGACGTCTTGTATGGAGATAATGATATTGTAGACGAAAAGCACTTGTTTGAATCAACCCCAGGATTCAGGGATCATGTATCTAAGAAACTATCACAATTTTTAGATAG TGAAATACAAGAGGTGGCCTCAGTGTCCAATTCTCTCCAGCCAGATACAGAATCAATCCCTTCAG GTTTCAAATTATTGTCTGCCTCAAAACCAGATGCCATAAAATGTGCTGATAATGAAATTAAACCGATTGTAACTCCTCAGAGGAAACGAAAAGTTGAAAGCAGTGATAG CGATTCCGATACAGAGAAGTTTGCATCGATTGCTGTTACTACAGATTACATTATAGAGAATAGTGCAATGCCTTCggatataaaacaaaaacaaataactaTATCAAATAACTGTATTCATATTGAAGATACTGAAAGTAAAAAGGAACTCAAAGGAAATACGGAGCAGAAAGTTCCGGAAAAGAAACTCAAGAAGAAAActaaacataagaaaaaaaagaaagataatgattgA
- the LOC141899680 gene encoding transmembrane protein 248-like: MALTPVENVKGFVTSRPPLVLFMISISLFAIVLLTLSYIIKVNEIKDPNFAEDWNVFLESFSRLEFCVTGKDSEHNAPVVNSPPQVKENSAPDENDDGILTYETSRNYSVSLLLTVHPKTDFLRIRNNVTHLHGVVKGQQLGLKGAAAQEDVNITFSLPYNWNLTQCNEEGTCEPVKIYTCVHFQASPAVFPVSKYGRPQMCRGMNETGEYYHAHVEAHKDYSFFKYYRCRKQTKISVHYNINPALTVMLSLHDRSVINLHLMHTSYFLFVMVVTIFCYAVIRGRPSKVKYVQVQTEEI, translated from the exons ATGGCTCTTACTCCTGTAGAAAATGTGAAGGGTTTTGTGACGAGTCGACCGCCACTTGTGTTATTCATGATCAGCATATCATTGTTCGCCATTGTACTGTTAACATTGTCTTACATAATCAAAGTTAATGAAATAAAGGATCCTAATTTTGCCGAG gaTTGGAATGTTTTTCTCGAGAGCTTCTCGCGGTTGGAATTTTGTGTAACTGGTAAGGATTCCGAGCACAACGCGCCTGTCGTGAATTCACCACCTCAAGTGAAAGAAAATTCAGCCCcggatgaaaatgatgatgggATATTAACTTATGAAACATCTAG gaatTATTCCGTGTCGCTCCTTTTAACGGTTCATCCTAAAACAGATTTTCTTCGTATTCGAAATAATGTAACACATTTACACGGAGTTGTTAAGGGGCAACAGCTCGGCCTAAAAG GTGCTGCAGCCCAGGAAGACGTCAATATTACGTTTTCATTACCGTATAATTGGAATCTAACGCAGTGTAATGAAGAGGGTACATGCGAACCGGTTAAGATATATACTTGTGTGCATTTCCAGGCTTCTCCTGCAGTATTcccagtatcaaaatatgg GAGACCTCAGATGTGTCGCGGTATGAATGAGACAGGAGAATACTATCACGCCCACGTCGAGGCTCATAAAGATTATTCATTCTTCAAATATTACCGCTGCAGAAAACAGACTAAAATCTCAGTGCATTACAACATAAACCCTGCATTAACTGTGATGTTATCATTA CACGATCGTTCTGTGATCAATTTGCATTTGATGCATACAAGTTACTTTCTGTTCGTGATGGTGGTCACAATTTTCTGCTATGCTGTTATCAGAGGTCGACCTTCAAAAGTGAAATACGTGCAAGTTCAAACAGAG GAGATATGA